In Bacillota bacterium, the following are encoded in one genomic region:
- a CDS encoding glutamine--tRNA ligase/YqeY domain fusion protein — MADNNGNEFKTNFIYTMIRENLEKGLLESNQVHTRFPPEPNGYLHIGHAKAILLNYFIAKDFNGKFNLRFDDTNPIREEQEFVDSIIEDIRWLGADWEDRLFFSSDYFEVKYEFALRLIKAGRAYVCDLNQDEMREYRGTLTEPGKESPYRNRSMEENIDLFERMKNGEFPNGSRVLRAKIDMASGNLNMRDPVIYRILHATHHNTGDKWCIYPMYDFDHPFSDALEGITHSLCSIEYTDHRPLYDWIVDNAVELIPEVVKFRSRQTEFARLDMTYTVMSKRKLRRLVEEGYVAGWDDPRMPTIAGLRRRGVTPEAIADFQQRVGVSRADSKVDIALLDHCIRQDLETKAPRLMAVIEPLKVVITNWPEGQTEMVEMENMPGDDSAGTRKAPFSGVVYIEYEDFMEDPPKKFFRLAPGREVRLKGAYIICCDKVIKDADGNITELHCSYDPQTKSSQDTSGKKVKGVIHWVSAEHAASITVNLYDRLFTVENPEEDDEKDFVAHINAQSLVVCKNVPAEPATAEALPGSRFQFLRKGYFYLDPQEAEKGKPVFNRIVPLRDSWAKIMK; from the coding sequence ATGGCGGATAATAACGGAAATGAATTCAAGACAAACTTTATTTATACGATGATCAGAGAGAATCTGGAAAAAGGTTTGCTGGAAAGTAACCAGGTGCATACCCGCTTCCCCCCCGAGCCTAACGGGTACCTGCATATAGGCCATGCCAAGGCTATTTTGCTTAACTATTTCATAGCCAAAGACTTCAATGGAAAATTTAACCTTCGTTTTGACGACACCAATCCGATTCGTGAAGAGCAGGAGTTCGTCGATTCGATTATTGAAGATATCCGCTGGTTGGGCGCAGATTGGGAAGATCGTCTCTTTTTCAGTTCTGATTACTTTGAAGTTAAATATGAATTCGCCCTGCGGCTGATCAAGGCAGGAAGAGCCTATGTATGTGATTTGAACCAGGATGAGATGAGAGAATACCGGGGTACTTTGACCGAACCGGGAAAAGAGAGTCCCTATCGCAACCGTTCAATGGAAGAAAACATTGATCTCTTTGAACGGATGAAAAATGGAGAGTTTCCCAATGGCAGCAGGGTGCTCAGGGCAAAAATCGATATGGCTTCCGGCAATCTGAATATGCGGGACCCCGTTATTTACCGGATCCTCCATGCGACACACCATAATACAGGCGACAAGTGGTGTATCTATCCTATGTATGATTTCGATCATCCTTTCTCGGATGCCCTGGAAGGAATTACCCATTCGCTCTGTTCTATCGAGTATACAGATCACCGGCCCCTGTATGATTGGATCGTCGACAATGCAGTTGAGCTCATACCTGAAGTTGTCAAGTTCAGGTCGAGGCAAACCGAATTTGCCCGACTTGATATGACTTATACCGTGATGAGCAAACGTAAACTGCGAAGGTTAGTTGAAGAAGGATATGTCGCCGGATGGGATGATCCCCGTATGCCAACTATCGCAGGTCTGCGCCGCCGGGGGGTAACTCCGGAGGCAATAGCTGATTTTCAGCAAAGAGTTGGTGTTTCCCGGGCGGATAGTAAAGTTGATATAGCACTTTTAGATCACTGCATACGGCAGGATCTTGAAACAAAAGCCCCTCGCCTCATGGCAGTAATTGAACCGCTAAAAGTAGTGATCACCAACTGGCCGGAAGGGCAGACAGAAATGGTTGAAATGGAGAATATGCCCGGTGACGACAGCGCCGGGACCAGGAAGGCCCCATTTAGCGGCGTAGTTTACATTGAATATGAAGATTTTATGGAAGATCCACCCAAAAAATTTTTCAGGCTTGCTCCAGGCAGGGAAGTTCGTTTGAAAGGCGCCTACATCATCTGCTGCGACAAGGTAATAAAAGATGCAGATGGTAATATAACAGAGCTGCACTGCAGTTATGATCCTCAAACAAAAAGCAGCCAGGACACAAGCGGCAAAAAGGTTAAGGGGGTTATTCACTGGGTATCGGCAGAACATGCAGCCAGCATAACGGTGAATCTTTATGATAGACTTTTTACCGTTGAAAACCCTGAAGAAGACGATGAAAAAGATTTTGTTGCCCACATTAATGCCCAGTCTCTGGTTGTGTGCAAGAATGTTCCTGCCGAACCTGCCACAGCCGAAGCCTTACCGGGAAGCAGGTTTCAGTTCTTAAGAAAAGGCTATTTTTACCTGGATCCCCAGGAGGCAGAGAAGGGGAAGCCTGTTTTTAATCGAATTGTCCCCCTGCGGGACAGTTGGGCTAAAATAATGAAATAG
- a CDS encoding helix-turn-helix transcriptional regulator, translated as MEKIEELISSFLMELRRGAVILAVLSQLSDPQYGYSLVQILEQKGFPVEPGTLYPLLRRLEKQGLLESSWDTSENRPRKFYKLSRKGNEIYKKLTEEWQLINMSMHNLINPEEVD; from the coding sequence ATGGAGAAAATAGAAGAGTTAATCAGCAGCTTTTTAATGGAACTGCGCAGGGGTGCAGTGATTCTGGCTGTCCTAAGCCAGCTTTCAGACCCCCAGTACGGCTACTCACTGGTCCAAATCCTTGAGCAAAAAGGTTTTCCCGTTGAACCGGGAACACTCTACCCTCTGCTAAGGCGGCTGGAAAAACAGGGATTACTGGAAAGCAGCTGGGATACCAGTGAAAACCGACCTCGAAAGTTTTACAAACTGAGCAGAAAAGGAAATGAGATATACAAAAAGTTAACAGAGGAATGGCAATTAATAAATATGAGTATGCATAATCTTATCAATCCCGAAGAGGTGGATTAG
- a CDS encoding osmoprotectant NAGGN system M42 family peptidase produces the protein MKPLKVDMDYMIDILIKLLNIPSPTGYTDQIVHFVGEELSRLGINFQLTRRGAIRAVLPGGQDNPSRAVVTHLDTLGAMVKRLKGNGRIEIVPIGNWSSRFAEGARITLFTDEKTIRGTILPILASGHTFDKKIDQLKISWENVEVRIDENCQTEADLNKMGVNVGDYIAVDASPETSESGYINARHLDNKAGVALVLGTAKALWENNAHLPVTCKLLFTIAEEVGVGASTGLQEKVAEMVTVDNATVAEGQNSSEMGATICMMDSAGPFDYHLSHRLISLCREYKIIHSREVFKYYSSDSASALAAGNDLRTALVGFGVDASHGYERVHINSLNAVASLLTAYLQTELTCPRDQINIGPLNGFPTQPGINIEIEDENR, from the coding sequence ATGAAACCGCTCAAGGTTGATATGGACTACATGATCGACATATTGATAAAATTACTGAATATTCCCAGCCCAACCGGCTATACTGATCAGATAGTCCATTTTGTCGGTGAAGAGCTATCCCGCCTGGGAATAAACTTTCAGCTTACCAGAAGGGGCGCAATCAGAGCTGTTCTCCCGGGTGGTCAGGATAACCCGAGCAGGGCTGTTGTCACACACCTTGATACACTGGGCGCAATGGTTAAACGTTTGAAAGGGAACGGTCGGATTGAAATTGTTCCAATCGGAAATTGGTCAAGCCGTTTTGCAGAAGGAGCCAGAATTACTTTGTTTACCGATGAAAAAACGATCAGAGGAACAATACTGCCCATACTGGCATCGGGGCACACTTTTGATAAAAAAATTGATCAGTTGAAAATAAGTTGGGAAAACGTTGAAGTGCGTATAGATGAAAATTGCCAAACCGAAGCAGATCTCAACAAAATGGGCGTCAATGTGGGTGATTATATCGCTGTTGATGCTTCCCCTGAAACAAGTGAAAGTGGCTATATAAACGCCCGACATCTGGATAACAAGGCTGGAGTAGCATTAGTTCTGGGAACAGCGAAAGCACTCTGGGAAAATAATGCTCATCTTCCTGTCACCTGCAAGCTGCTGTTTACGATCGCAGAGGAAGTTGGTGTAGGGGCTTCAACCGGTCTGCAGGAGAAAGTGGCGGAAATGGTTACCGTAGACAATGCTACCGTTGCTGAAGGACAGAATTCATCAGAGATGGGTGCAACGATCTGCATGATGGATTCCGCCGGACCTTTTGATTATCATTTAAGCCATCGACTGATCAGTTTATGCAGGGAATATAAAATTATACACAGCCGGGAAGTATTTAAATATTACAGCAGTGACAGCGCATCAGCTCTCGCGGCAGGTAATGATCTGCGCACAGCGTTGGTCGGTTTCGGTGTTGACGCATCCCACGGATATGAACGGGTTCACATAAATTCACTGAATGCAGTTGCTTCATTGTTGACAGCTTACCTACAAACAGAACTCACCTGCCCGAGAGACCAGATAAACATCGGCCCCCTCAATGGTTTTCCCACACAGCCTGGTATCAATATTGAAATTGAAGATGAGAACCGGTAG
- a CDS encoding SprT family zinc-dependent metalloprotease: protein MKNINLRIRKDATVMVSAGEHVPDEIIEKFVRSKASWILKHLRHVEERKSVKELDNLANDHTVYYLGMPYKLEVIETAGRQTALFQENQIILLVKDRHNVVTKRNTFNAWLKEKGKTEFKHSLERIHPLVAAYDINKPKIVIRAMKSRWGSCSFTNNKITLNTELLKYPVKCIDYVVLHELAHFRYKKHDQAFYQFLTKIMPDWKERKKILKEIAAY from the coding sequence GTGAAAAATATAAACCTGCGGATCCGAAAAGATGCCACAGTTATGGTATCGGCGGGGGAGCATGTCCCTGATGAAATAATAGAAAAGTTTGTACGGAGCAAAGCATCCTGGATTCTGAAACATTTAAGGCATGTCGAAGAAAGAAAATCTGTAAAAGAACTTGATAATCTGGCAAATGACCATACAGTCTATTATCTCGGCATGCCTTATAAATTGGAGGTAATTGAAACAGCAGGCAGGCAAACAGCCCTGTTCCAGGAAAATCAAATTATTCTGCTGGTTAAGGATCGGCATAACGTGGTAACCAAACGAAATACATTTAATGCCTGGTTAAAAGAAAAAGGAAAAACAGAGTTCAAGCATTCTCTGGAAAGGATCCATCCCCTGGTTGCTGCCTACGATATCAATAAGCCGAAAATTGTTATCAGAGCCATGAAGTCCAGGTGGGGCTCCTGTTCTTTTACCAATAATAAAATAACGCTCAATACTGAACTGCTAAAATATCCGGTTAAGTGTATTGATTATGTTGTATTACATGAACTGGCACATTTTAGATACAAGAAGCACGATCAGGCTTTTTATCAGTTTTTGACGAAAATAATGCCTGATTGGAAAGAACGGAAAAAGATCTTAAAAGAAATTGCCGCATATTAA